A single window of Stigmatopora nigra isolate UIUO_SnigA chromosome 20, RoL_Snig_1.1, whole genome shotgun sequence DNA harbors:
- the LOC144213358 gene encoding uncharacterized protein LOC144213358 isoform X2 gives MPVRTTPFAKKFQMELYGVKEDLSCHQHSIVCKMMQVKVVLHKLEGFRNDLSADGQESVGLEEEFELHQIKEEELEFPQQHLRDEQHPIKREEDHFTWSLGEFVKREDVLGVASGGAEPANTKTWPRIKQEEQEFPQKQIGEQLPIKKEEDHFTWSPGESVKRDYLGVASEGADSANASAWPQIKEKPEFPQQCKREDQPPIKNECVKCSTGESFKSEDDLGLANRGVELLNGSSTEGWRAENVISPLSEGNKLLDDDDDEDVMKNPSGNKLCKCFQCGKTFGKKSSLKIHTRTHTGEKPFSCSVCGQRFTREEYLISHAKIHTGEKPFSCSVCGQGFTKKGNLIIHARTHTGEKPFSCSVCGQGFTKKGNLIIHARTHTGEKPFSCSVCGRTFARKDKLGRHTTTHTGEKPFSCSVCSKAFSKKDNLKTHTRTHTGEKPFSCSVCGQRFTVKASLISHARIHTGEKPFARFVVKDSQRREA, from the coding sequence gtttcagaaatgatcttagtgctgatgggcaggagtctgttggccttgaagaggaatttgagctccaccaaatcaaagaggaggagctagagttccctcaacaacacTTGAGAGACGAGCAACatccaatcaaaagggaggaagatcatttcacctggtcacttggtgagttcGTGAAGAGGGAAGATGTTCTGGGCGTGGCAAGTGGAGGGGCGGAAcctgcaaacaccaaaacatggCCCCGAATTAAACAAGAGGAGCAAGAGTTCCCTCAAAAACAAATAggagagcaacttccaatcaaaaaggaggaagatcatttcacctggtcaccaggtgagtccgtGAAAAGGGATTATCTGGGTGTGGCCAGCGAAGGGGCAGATTCTGCAAACgcctcagcatggccccaaattaaagagaagccagagttccctcaacagtgcaaaagagaagaccaacctccaatcaaaaacgaatgtgtcaaatgttcaactggggaatctttcaagagtgaagatgaccTGGGCCTGGCCAAcagaggggtggagcttctgaacggcagctcaacagaaggatggcgagcagaaaatgtaatttctcctttatcagaGGGCAACAAAttgcttgatgatgatgatgatgaagatgttatgaaaaatcccagcggtaacaaactctgcaaatgctttcagtgtgggaaaacctttgggaaaaagtcttctttgaaaatacacacaagaacccacacgggtgaaaaaccattttcatgctcagtttgtggtcaaagattcacacgggAGGAATacttaattagtcatgcaaaaatacacacaggtgaaaaaccattttcgtgttcagtttgtggtcaaggattcacaaagaagggaaacttaattaTCCATGCAAGGAcacatactggtgaaaaaccattttcatgttcagtttgtggtcaaggattcacaaagaagggaaacttaattaTCCATGCAAGGAcacatactggtgaaaaaccattttcatgttcagtttgtggtcggacatTTGCACGGAAGGATAAATTAGGAAGACACACaacaacccacactggtgaaaaaccattttcatgttcagtttgcagtaaagccttttctaaaaaagacaacttaaaaacccacacaagaacccacacaggggaaaaaccattttcatgttcagtttgtggtcaaagattcacagtgaaggcaagcttaattagccatgcaagaatacacacaggtgaaaaaccatttgctcggtttgtggtcaaagattcacagagaagggaggcttaa